From one Rhizobium sp. CIAT894 genomic stretch:
- a CDS encoding GNAT family N-acetyltransferase, translating to MKTLSIDVRRAEPHDARAISETHRLAWQHTYAGIIPHRALTQMIERRGETWWRKATRGPATLLVLDVAGTVAGYATLGLNRARALPQEGEIYELYLRPEYQGIGLGRMLFGEARRLLKSLGCKGLVVWCLEDNETASRFYRNHGGVDFCEGMENFDHKQLKKIGFIWN from the coding sequence ATGAAGACGTTGTCGATCGATGTCCGGCGGGCCGAACCGCACGATGCCCGGGCCATATCGGAAACCCACAGGCTCGCCTGGCAGCACACCTATGCGGGCATCATTCCGCATCGGGCGCTGACACAGATGATCGAGCGGCGCGGGGAAACCTGGTGGCGCAAGGCGACGCGCGGACCGGCAACGCTCCTGGTTCTCGATGTTGCCGGAACGGTTGCCGGCTACGCCACGCTCGGCCTCAATCGCGCCCGCGCTCTGCCGCAGGAAGGCGAGATTTACGAGCTTTATCTCCGCCCCGAATATCAGGGCATCGGCCTCGGCAGGATGCTGTTCGGCGAGGCGCGCCGGCTGTTGAAGTCGCTCGGCTGCAAGGGGCTGGTCGTCTGGTGCCTCGAGGATAACGAGACCGCCAGCCGCTTCTACCGCAATCACGGCGGTGTCGATTTCTGCGAAGGCATGGAAAATTTCGACCACAAGCAGTTGAAGAAGATCGGCTTCATCTGGAACTGA
- the ppa gene encoding inorganic diphosphatase yields the protein MRIDAISIGNNPPEDVNVIVEVPVGGHPIKYEMDKEAGTLVVDRFLYTPMTYPGNYGFVPHTLSEDGDPIDVLIASTRPLVPGCVINVRPIGVLKMEDNSGKDEKIIAVPSPKLTLRYEKVKDYTDLPEITLKQIEHFFEHYKDLEPGKWVKIYGWGDSKEAGQLILEAVERAKTTKG from the coding sequence ATGCGCATCGACGCCATTTCCATCGGTAATAATCCACCTGAGGACGTCAACGTTATCGTCGAGGTTCCTGTCGGCGGCCATCCCATCAAGTATGAAATGGACAAGGAAGCCGGCACGCTGGTCGTCGATCGTTTCCTCTACACGCCGATGACCTATCCGGGCAATTATGGTTTCGTGCCGCACACGCTGTCTGAGGACGGCGACCCGATCGACGTGCTGATCGCCAGCACCCGTCCGCTGGTTCCGGGCTGTGTCATCAATGTGCGCCCGATCGGCGTCCTGAAGATGGAAGACAATTCCGGCAAGGACGAGAAGATCATCGCCGTGCCGTCGCCGAAGCTGACGCTGCGCTATGAGAAGGTGAAGGACTATACCGATCTTCCGGAAATCACGCTGAAGCAGATCGAGCACTTTTTCGAGCACTACAAGGATCTGGAGCCCGGCAAGTGGGTGAAGATCTACGGCTGGGGCGATTCCAAGGAAGCCGGCCAGCTCATCCTCGAAGCCGTCGAGCGCGCCAAGACGACGAAGGGCTGA
- a CDS encoding M3 family metallopeptidase, which produces MSSPRNVNPALVNWDGLHGLPRFDAVDDGDFAAAFDAALAAHEAEIDEIAANGDAPTFDNTVVALEIAGDALSRVSALFWNKAGAHTNDVIQALEREISPKMSRHYSKIGMNAALFARIDTLWEKRESLGLTLEQARVLERHWKGFVKSGAKLEKAEQEKLAAINEKLAGLGTQFGQNVLADETAWALVLSDGAELDGLPEFLCDAMAAAARERGEEGKYAVTLSRSIIEPFLTFSERRDLREQAFKAWVARGENDGATDNRAVIRQTLALRHQVATLLGYGNFAELKLDNTMAKTAGAVNDLLKAVWARAVKRAGEEEADISALITEEGRNHEVMPWDWRHYAEKIRARKFDFSEAELKPYLQLEKIIEACFDVAGRLFGIRAVEKKDVAAYHPDVRVFEIRDREDRLVALFLGDYFARGSKRSGAWMSSLQSQHRLELKNGRHGELPIIYNVCNFAKPAEGRPALLSLDDARTLFHEFGHALHSMLSNVTYPSVSGTGVSRDFVELPSQLYEHWLTVPDILKRYAVHVETGEPMPQALLDKVLAARTFNAGFNTVEFTSSALVDMAFHTREAVADPMAVQAEVLAEIGMPKSIVMRHATPHFQHIFSGGYSAGYYSYMWSEVLDADAFAAFEETGDAFNGAMARKLKENIYSVGGSVDPEDAYKAFRGKLPSPNAMLLKKGLSTFEELTGSDA; this is translated from the coding sequence ATGTCTTCTCCCCGCAATGTCAATCCGGCGCTGGTCAACTGGGACGGTCTTCACGGCCTGCCGCGTTTCGATGCTGTCGACGACGGCGATTTTGCCGCTGCCTTCGATGCGGCGCTTGCCGCCCATGAAGCGGAGATCGACGAAATCGCCGCCAACGGCGATGCCCCGACATTCGACAATACGGTCGTGGCGCTGGAGATCGCCGGCGATGCGCTGTCGCGCGTTTCCGCACTTTTCTGGAACAAGGCGGGCGCCCATACCAATGACGTGATCCAGGCGCTGGAGCGGGAGATCTCGCCGAAAATGTCGCGCCACTATTCGAAGATCGGGATGAATGCGGCACTTTTCGCCCGCATCGACACGCTCTGGGAAAAACGTGAGAGCCTTGGCCTGACGCTCGAACAGGCGCGCGTGCTGGAGCGCCACTGGAAAGGCTTCGTCAAGTCGGGCGCCAAGCTCGAGAAGGCCGAGCAGGAGAAGCTCGCGGCGATCAATGAAAAGCTTGCCGGCCTCGGGACGCAATTCGGGCAGAACGTGCTGGCCGACGAGACGGCCTGGGCGCTGGTGCTTTCCGATGGAGCCGAGCTCGACGGACTGCCGGAATTCCTTTGCGACGCAATGGCGGCGGCAGCGCGCGAACGCGGCGAAGAGGGTAAATATGCGGTGACGCTGTCACGCTCGATCATCGAGCCGTTCCTGACCTTCTCGGAGCGCCGCGATCTGCGCGAGCAGGCTTTCAAGGCATGGGTGGCGCGCGGCGAAAATGACGGCGCGACGGACAATCGAGCCGTCATCAGGCAGACCCTGGCCCTGCGTCATCAGGTGGCGACACTGCTCGGTTACGGCAATTTCGCCGAGCTGAAGCTCGACAACACCATGGCGAAGACGGCGGGTGCGGTGAACGATCTGCTGAAAGCCGTCTGGGCGCGAGCAGTGAAGCGCGCCGGCGAGGAAGAGGCCGATATATCGGCGCTGATTACCGAGGAGGGGCGCAATCACGAGGTGATGCCATGGGACTGGCGCCACTATGCCGAAAAGATCCGGGCGCGGAAGTTCGACTTCTCCGAGGCCGAGCTCAAGCCCTATCTGCAGCTCGAGAAGATCATCGAGGCCTGCTTCGATGTGGCCGGCCGGCTGTTCGGTATCCGCGCCGTCGAGAAGAAGGATGTGGCCGCCTATCACCCGGATGTCCGGGTGTTTGAAATCAGGGATCGCGAAGACAGGCTGGTTGCTCTCTTCCTCGGCGATTATTTCGCTCGCGGCTCGAAGCGATCAGGCGCCTGGATGAGCTCGCTGCAATCGCAGCACAGGCTGGAACTGAAGAACGGCCGCCACGGCGAGCTGCCGATCATCTATAATGTCTGCAACTTCGCCAAGCCGGCGGAAGGCAGGCCGGCGCTGCTGTCGCTCGACGATGCGCGCACGCTGTTCCACGAATTCGGCCACGCGTTGCACAGCATGCTTTCCAACGTCACCTACCCATCCGTCTCCGGCACCGGCGTTTCGCGCGACTTCGTAGAGCTGCCGTCGCAGCTCTATGAGCACTGGCTGACGGTGCCCGATATTCTGAAGCGTTATGCCGTGCATGTCGAAACCGGCGAGCCGATGCCGCAGGCGCTGCTCGACAAGGTACTGGCCGCCCGCACCTTCAATGCCGGCTTCAACACCGTCGAGTTCACCTCGTCGGCGCTTGTCGATATGGCCTTTCACACGCGGGAGGCGGTCGCCGACCCGATGGCGGTGCAGGCGGAGGTGCTGGCCGAGATCGGCATGCCGAAATCGATCGTCATGCGCCATGCGACGCCGCACTTCCAGCACATCTTTTCCGGCGGTTATTCGGCCGGCTATTACTCTTACATGTGGTCGGAGGTGCTCGACGCCGACGCTTTCGCTGCCTTCGAGGAGACGGGAGACGCCTTCAACGGCGCGATGGCGCGCAAGCTCAAGGAAAACATCTATTCTGTCGGCGGCTCGGTCGATCCGGAGGATGCGTACAAGGCCTTCCGCGGCAAGCTGCCGAGCCCGAATGCGATGCTTCTGAAAAAGGGACTTTCAACCTTCGAGGAATTGACAGGCAGCGACGCCTAA
- a CDS encoding SDR family NAD(P)-dependent oxidoreductase, with the protein MTNIQDIFKKSNVAVITGGASGIGFAAAKHFAKAGVSVVIADLGGDRLANAADELKAIAGEEEVMAVETDVASRDSLEALERAVLQRFGRVHVLMNNAGIGPETSIFSPQANWDHIFAVNLMGVINGTRTFGPKMLSHGEPGLIINTGSKQGITTPPGNPAYNISKSGVKVFTEALEHELRNIEGGKISAHLLIPGFVFTGLTQGDRTEKPAAAWTPEQTVDFMIESLERGDFYILCPDNDVARPVDERRMAWAAGDIIENRPPLSRWHKDYADKFKAFLDQK; encoded by the coding sequence GTGACCAATATTCAAGACATTTTCAAGAAATCCAATGTTGCCGTCATCACCGGCGGTGCTTCCGGCATCGGCTTTGCTGCCGCAAAACACTTTGCCAAGGCCGGCGTGAGCGTCGTCATCGCCGATCTCGGCGGTGATCGGCTGGCGAATGCCGCAGACGAACTCAAGGCCATTGCCGGCGAGGAAGAGGTGATGGCGGTCGAGACCGACGTCGCGAGTAGGGACTCTCTGGAGGCGCTCGAACGTGCGGTGCTCCAGCGTTTCGGCCGCGTGCATGTGCTGATGAACAATGCCGGCATCGGCCCGGAAACCTCGATCTTCAGCCCGCAGGCGAACTGGGACCATATCTTCGCCGTCAACCTGATGGGCGTCATCAACGGCACGCGCACCTTCGGGCCGAAGATGCTGTCGCACGGCGAGCCCGGCCTGATTATCAACACCGGCTCCAAGCAGGGCATCACCACGCCGCCCGGCAATCCGGCCTACAACATCTCCAAATCGGGCGTGAAGGTCTTTACCGAAGCGCTGGAGCACGAGCTTCGCAACATCGAAGGCGGGAAGATCTCCGCCCATCTTCTCATCCCCGGCTTCGTCTTCACCGGCCTCACCCAGGGCGACCGCACGGAAAAACCGGCCGCCGCCTGGACGCCGGAACAGACGGTCGACTTCATGATCGAAAGCCTCGAGCGCGGCGACTTCTATATCCTCTGCCCCGACAACGACGTGGCCCGTCCGGTCGACGAGCGCCGCATGGCCTGGGCGGCCGGCGATATCATCGAGAACCGCCCGCCGCTGTCGCGCTGGCACAAGGACTATGCCGACAAGTTCAAGGCCTTCCTCGACCAGAAGTGA
- a CDS encoding LysE family translocator: MDFLPSLSTLLAFAAATLLLAATPGPDMTLSISRSLTQGKKAALFVVIGTSLGIIVHTMLVAFGISALITASPTAFLILKTGGAAYLFWLAVQAIRFGSKLTVAKVEEQKGTALSNISSGFWVNLLNPKVIIFFMTFLPQFVSAGDPAVTQKLLFLGLCFILFAMPVNAAVVLAADRLASWLQNNRKVLRGMDYTFAGVFSIFAAKILLTQAR; the protein is encoded by the coding sequence ATGGATTTCCTGCCGAGCCTCTCAACCCTATTGGCATTTGCCGCCGCGACGCTGCTGCTCGCGGCGACGCCCGGTCCCGACATGACGCTGTCGATCAGCCGTTCGCTGACCCAGGGCAAGAAAGCGGCTCTTTTCGTCGTCATCGGCACCAGCCTCGGCATCATCGTCCACACCATGCTGGTCGCCTTCGGCATTTCGGCGCTGATCACCGCCTCGCCGACGGCCTTCCTGATCCTGAAGACCGGTGGCGCTGCCTATCTGTTCTGGCTCGCCGTGCAGGCGATCCGCTTCGGCTCGAAGCTCACCGTCGCCAAGGTCGAGGAGCAGAAGGGGACAGCGCTTTCGAACATCTCGTCCGGCTTCTGGGTCAATCTTCTGAACCCGAAGGTCATCATCTTCTTCATGACCTTCCTGCCGCAATTCGTCAGCGCCGGCGATCCCGCCGTCACGCAGAAGCTGCTTTTCCTTGGGCTTTGTTTCATTCTGTTCGCCATGCCGGTCAATGCCGCCGTGGTCCTTGCCGCCGACCGGCTGGCCTCCTGGCTGCAGAACAACAGGAAGGTGCTGCGCGGCATGGACTATACCTTCGCCGGCGTCTTCTCGATCTTCGCCGCCAAGATCCTGCTCACCCAGGCGAGATGA
- a CDS encoding adenylosuccinate synthetase, which translates to MSTQAQAVIGALYGDEGKGLMVDRLAAATPGAVVVRSNGGAQAGHTVLGDAGARHVFHHVGAGSFAGAVTHFSRFFVAHPMLLLDELAALGQLGIKPEISSDPRAPVTTPFDVIINQALELARGTARHGSCGLGFGETIERNLRPEFSLSTKDLFRPDLHARLVSIRDAWVPVRLAALGITALPTELAVALTDEITIARFEADCAAYLDRVALWPDRRLCERGPVIFEAAQGLELDQDRGVFPHVTRSNTGLANMLAISAEAGITELDATYATRCYTTRHGAGPLKGEVPALPGINVVDPTNAPNEWQGTLRLASLDLDTLRRAIARDLTLDRGGITVRAGLAVTCLDQAEDAFVITDRGEAIRLDPVEAASEIADLAGLPLWAESWGPRRGDIRLCMDAAAA; encoded by the coding sequence ATGAGCACCCAGGCACAGGCCGTGATCGGCGCGCTTTATGGCGACGAAGGTAAGGGACTGATGGTCGATCGCCTCGCCGCAGCCACGCCGGGGGCCGTGGTGGTTCGCAGCAATGGCGGGGCTCAGGCCGGTCATACCGTGCTTGGCGACGCCGGCGCCCGCCATGTCTTTCACCATGTCGGCGCGGGCAGCTTTGCCGGAGCTGTCACCCATTTCAGCCGTTTCTTCGTCGCCCATCCGATGCTGCTGCTCGACGAATTGGCCGCCCTCGGCCAACTGGGTATAAAGCCCGAGATCAGCAGCGACCCGCGTGCCCCGGTCACCACACCCTTCGACGTCATCATCAACCAGGCCTTGGAACTGGCGCGCGGCACTGCCCGTCACGGCAGTTGCGGCCTCGGCTTCGGCGAAACCATCGAGCGCAATCTGCGCCCGGAATTCTCCCTCTCGACAAAGGACCTGTTTCGTCCCGATCTGCATGCCCGGCTTGTTTCCATCCGCGATGCCTGGGTGCCTGTCCGGCTGGCCGCGCTCGGGATCACCGCCTTGCCCACAGAATTGGCCGTCGCACTGACTGACGAAATCACCATTGCCCGCTTCGAGGCCGATTGCGCCGCCTATCTCGACCGCGTCGCGCTCTGGCCCGACCGACGGCTGTGCGAACGCGGCCCTGTCATCTTCGAAGCGGCACAGGGCCTGGAGCTTGATCAGGACCGCGGCGTGTTTCCCCACGTCACCCGTTCGAATACCGGGCTCGCGAACATGCTGGCGATCTCAGCCGAGGCCGGCATCACAGAGCTGGACGCGACATATGCGACACGCTGCTATACCACCCGGCATGGCGCAGGGCCGCTCAAGGGGGAGGTTCCCGCACTGCCCGGCATCAATGTCGTCGACCCCACCAACGCTCCGAACGAGTGGCAAGGTACTCTGCGGCTCGCCTCGCTCGATCTCGACACGTTGCGCCGGGCCATTGCCCGCGATCTGACCTTGGACCGCGGCGGCATCACCGTCAGGGCCGGGCTGGCCGTGACCTGTCTCGATCAGGCCGAAGATGCATTTGTCATCACGGATCGCGGCGAGGCAATCCGGCTTGATCCTGTCGAAGCGGCGTCTGAGATCGCCGATCTCGCCGGCCTGCCGCTCTGGGCCGAAAGCTGGGGACCGCGCCGCGGCGATATCAGGCTGTGTATGGATGCGGCCGCCGCATGA
- a CDS encoding LysE family translocator: protein MTQSLVFGAFLAALFYVLIPGPAFLQLLGIGAGQGRKAGAFFMMGHLVGDLIWSSLALIAIVGAKTIGTFVFDLLGLACGFYLAWIGWNAVNAKPKAEGQALVMVERPFRRGLIFGVTNPKGYPVALATFTALVAGSAGALDFEALPLLLGVSFVGFVTADIILIGVIGAGAVRRFYRAHERLIVRCSGVLFMGFAAQALWHATPGLLGWRKA from the coding sequence ATGACCCAGTCCCTGGTCTTCGGCGCCTTTCTGGCGGCACTCTTCTACGTGCTCATTCCCGGACCCGCCTTCCTGCAACTGCTCGGCATCGGCGCCGGGCAGGGCCGCAAGGCCGGCGCCTTCTTCATGATGGGGCATCTGGTCGGAGATCTCATCTGGTCGTCGCTGGCGCTGATCGCGATCGTCGGGGCCAAGACGATCGGAACCTTCGTCTTCGATCTGCTCGGCCTTGCCTGCGGTTTCTATCTCGCCTGGATCGGCTGGAACGCCGTCAACGCCAAGCCGAAAGCCGAAGGGCAGGCTCTCGTGATGGTCGAGAGGCCGTTTCGCCGCGGGCTGATCTTCGGCGTCACCAATCCGAAGGGTTATCCGGTGGCGCTCGCCACCTTCACCGCACTGGTTGCAGGCTCGGCCGGGGCGCTCGATTTCGAGGCGCTCCCGCTGCTGCTCGGCGTGTCCTTCGTCGGGTTCGTCACGGCCGACATCATCCTGATCGGCGTCATCGGCGCGGGCGCGGTGCGGCGCTTCTATCGCGCCCATGAGCGGCTGATCGTGCGTTGCTCCGGCGTGCTCTTCATGGGTTTTGCCGCCCAGGCCTTGTGGCATGCCACACCCGGCCTGCTCGGCTGGCGCAAGGCCTGA
- the typA gene encoding translational GTPase TypA, protein MALRNIAIIAHVDHGKTTLVDELLKQSGSFRENQRVAERVMDSNDLEKERGITILAKATSVEWKGVRINIVDTPGHADFGGEVERILSMVDGAIVLVDSSEGPMPQTKFVVSKALKVGLRPIVAINKIDRPDGRHEEVINEVFDLFANLDATDEQLDFPILYGSGRDGWMNVNPEGPKDEGLAPLLDLVLKHVPEPTVEEGPFRMIGTILEANPFLGRIITGRIASGSIKPNQAVKVLGQDGKLIETGRISKILAFRGIERTAIEEAHAGDIVAIAGLSKGTVADTFCDPAVSEAMKAQPIDPPTVTMSFIVNDSPLAGTEGDKVTSRVIRDRLFKEAEGNVALKIEEAEGKDSFYVSGRGELQLAVLIETMRREGFELAVSRPRVVMHKDESGQLLEPIEEVVVDVDEEHSGVVVQKMSERKAEMVELRPSGGNRLRLRFYAPTRGLIGYQSELLTDTRGTAIMNRLFHDYQPYKGVIGGRVNGVLLANASGEAVAYAMFNLEDRGPMIIEPGEKVYAGMIIGIHSRDNDLEVNVLKGKQLTNIRAAGKDEAVKLTPPIRMTLDRALSWIQDDELMEVTPKNIRLRKMYLDANDRKRFEKSKAAL, encoded by the coding sequence ATGGCACTTCGCAATATCGCGATCATCGCGCACGTTGACCATGGCAAGACGACCCTGGTGGACGAGCTTCTGAAACAGTCCGGCTCGTTCCGCGAAAATCAGCGTGTCGCCGAACGCGTGATGGACTCGAACGATCTCGAAAAAGAACGCGGCATCACCATTCTCGCCAAGGCAACCTCGGTCGAGTGGAAGGGTGTCCGCATCAACATCGTCGACACCCCCGGCCACGCCGACTTCGGCGGTGAGGTCGAGCGCATTCTCTCGATGGTGGATGGCGCCATCGTTCTCGTCGACTCCTCCGAAGGCCCGATGCCGCAGACCAAGTTCGTCGTCTCCAAGGCGCTGAAGGTCGGCCTTCGCCCGATCGTCGCGATCAACAAGATCGACCGTCCGGATGGCCGCCACGAAGAAGTCATCAACGAAGTCTTCGATCTTTTCGCCAATCTCGACGCGACCGACGAGCAGCTGGATTTCCCGATCCTCTATGGTTCCGGTCGCGACGGCTGGATGAACGTCAATCCGGAAGGCCCGAAGGACGAGGGCCTTGCACCGCTTCTCGACCTGGTGCTCAAGCATGTCCCGGAGCCGACGGTCGAAGAAGGCCCGTTCCGCATGATCGGCACGATCCTCGAAGCCAACCCCTTCCTCGGCCGCATCATCACCGGTCGCATCGCATCGGGCTCGATCAAGCCGAACCAGGCCGTCAAGGTTCTCGGCCAGGATGGCAAGCTGATCGAAACCGGCCGCATCTCCAAGATCCTCGCCTTCCGCGGCATCGAGCGCACGGCGATCGAAGAAGCGCATGCAGGCGACATCGTCGCGATCGCCGGCCTCTCCAAGGGCACCGTCGCCGACACCTTCTGCGATCCGGCGGTCTCGGAAGCCATGAAGGCGCAGCCGATCGACCCGCCGACGGTCACCATGTCCTTCATCGTCAACGACAGCCCGCTGGCCGGCACCGAAGGCGACAAGGTAACGAGCCGCGTCATCCGCGACCGTCTCTTCAAGGAAGCCGAGGGCAACGTCGCGCTGAAGATCGAAGAAGCCGAAGGCAAGGACTCGTTCTACGTGTCCGGTCGCGGCGAACTTCAGCTTGCTGTTCTCATCGAAACCATGCGTCGCGAAGGCTTCGAGCTTGCCGTGTCGCGTCCGCGCGTCGTGATGCACAAGGATGAAAGCGGCCAGCTTCTCGAGCCGATCGAAGAAGTCGTCGTCGACGTCGATGAAGAACATTCGGGTGTCGTCGTGCAGAAGATGTCCGAGCGCAAGGCCGAAATGGTCGAGCTGCGTCCGTCGGGCGGCAACCGTCTTCGCCTGCGTTTCTACGCACCGACCCGTGGCCTGATCGGCTATCAGTCGGAACTGCTGACCGATACGCGCGGCACGGCGATCATGAACCGCCTGTTCCACGACTACCAGCCCTACAAGGGTGTGATCGGTGGCCGCGTCAACGGCGTGCTGCTCGCCAACGCTTCCGGCGAAGCCGTCGCCTATGCGATGTTCAACCTGGAAGATCGCGGCCCGATGATCATCGAGCCGGGCGAAAAGGTCTATGCCGGCATGATCATCGGCATCCATTCGCGCGACAATGACCTTGAAGTCAACGTGCTGAAGGGCAAGCAGCTCACCAACATCCGCGCTGCCGGTAAGGACGAAGCGGTGAAGCTGACGCCGCCGATCCGCATGACGCTCGATCGCGCGCTCTCCTGGATCCAGGATGACGAACTGATGGAAGTGACGCCGAAGAACATTCGTCTGCGCAAGATGTATCTCGACGCAAACGATCGCAAGCGTTTCGAAAAGTCCAAAGCGGCTCTTTGA
- a CDS encoding NUDIX hydrolase: MAEAQFARPIVTVDIVLLTLHEGRLCVALLPRSAEPFAGVPALIGGYLHIDEDVDAEAAVRRILKAKAGLADIFFEQLATFASARRDPRDWSVSIAYFALVPQAALTGGTSPLELRPAEAAGKLPFDHNEIVTAALERLRGKGAYSTIPARLLPEIFTMSELQAIYETVMGERLDQSAFRRKINDLDLLEVVEGEKRQTERARRPTTLYRLKAPLAVFDRRI, translated from the coding sequence ATGGCAGAGGCTCAATTCGCGCGACCAATCGTGACCGTCGACATCGTCTTGCTGACGCTACACGAAGGGCGGTTGTGCGTGGCGCTGCTGCCGCGGTCCGCCGAACCGTTTGCCGGCGTGCCGGCACTGATCGGCGGTTATCTGCACATCGACGAGGACGTCGATGCAGAGGCGGCAGTGCGGCGTATCCTCAAGGCCAAGGCAGGGCTCGCGGACATTTTCTTCGAACAACTGGCGACCTTCGCTTCGGCGCGCCGCGACCCCCGCGACTGGTCGGTATCGATTGCCTATTTTGCATTGGTGCCGCAGGCAGCGCTTACGGGCGGCACAAGCCCTCTGGAATTGCGGCCCGCCGAGGCGGCCGGCAAGCTGCCTTTCGACCATAATGAGATCGTCACCGCGGCGCTGGAGCGGTTGCGCGGCAAGGGCGCCTATTCGACCATTCCGGCGAGACTTCTTCCGGAGATTTTCACCATGTCGGAACTGCAGGCAATCTATGAAACGGTGATGGGCGAACGGCTTGATCAAAGCGCCTTTCGCCGCAAGATCAACGATCTGGATCTGCTCGAGGTGGTCGAAGGCGAAAAACGACAGACCGAGCGAGCCCGGCGGCCGACGACGCTCTATCGGCTGAAGGCGCCCCTTGCTGTGTTCGACAGAAGAATTTGA
- a CDS encoding argininosuccinate synthase, with the protein MASYKDVKKVVLAYSGGLDTSIILKWLQTELGAEVVTFTADLGQGEELEPARKKAEMLGIKEIYIEDVREEFVRDFVFPMFRANAVYEGVYLLGTSIARPLISKHLIDIARKTGADAIAHGATGKGNDQVRFELSAYALNPDIKIIAPWRDWAFKSRTDLLAFAEQHQIPVAKDKKGEAPFSVDANLLHSSSEGKVLEDPAQEAPEYVHMRTISPEAAPDKAEVIKVGFRKGDAVSINGVEMSPATLLATLNNYGRDNGIGRLDLVENRFVGMKSRGVYETPGGTILLSAHRAIESITLDRGAAHLKDEIMPRYAELIYYGFWFSPEREMLQALIDKSQEHVEGEVTLKLYKGNVMVIGRESEKSLYSDKLVTFEDDQGAYDQKDAAGFIKLNALRLRTLGKRNLAK; encoded by the coding sequence ATGGCATCATACAAAGACGTGAAGAAAGTCGTTCTCGCCTATTCCGGCGGTCTCGACACCTCGATCATCCTGAAGTGGCTGCAGACGGAGCTCGGCGCCGAAGTCGTCACTTTCACCGCCGATCTCGGCCAGGGCGAAGAGCTGGAGCCGGCGCGCAAGAAGGCCGAGATGCTCGGCATCAAGGAAATCTATATCGAGGACGTGCGCGAGGAATTCGTGCGCGATTTCGTCTTCCCGATGTTCCGCGCCAACGCCGTCTATGAGGGCGTTTATCTGCTCGGCACTTCGATCGCCCGTCCGCTGATTTCCAAGCATCTGATCGATATCGCCCGCAAGACGGGCGCGGATGCGATCGCCCATGGCGCCACCGGCAAGGGCAACGACCAGGTTCGTTTCGAGCTGTCCGCCTATGCGCTGAACCCCGACATCAAGATCATCGCGCCGTGGCGCGACTGGGCGTTCAAGAGCCGCACCGACCTGCTCGCCTTCGCCGAACAGCATCAGATCCCGGTCGCCAAGGACAAGAAGGGCGAGGCGCCGTTCTCCGTCGACGCCAACCTGCTGCATTCCTCTTCCGAGGGCAAGGTTCTCGAGGATCCCGCTCAGGAAGCTCCTGAGTATGTGCATATGCGCACGATCTCGCCGGAGGCCGCGCCCGACAAGGCTGAAGTGATCAAGGTCGGCTTCCGTAAGGGCGATGCCGTCTCGATCAACGGTGTCGAGATGTCGCCGGCGACGCTGCTCGCAACGCTCAACAATTATGGCCGCGACAACGGCATCGGCCGTCTCGACCTCGTCGAGAACCGCTTCGTCGGCATGAAGTCGCGCGGCGTCTACGAAACGCCCGGCGGCACGATCCTGCTCTCGGCGCACCGCGCCATCGAATCGATCACCCTCGATCGCGGCGCTGCCCATCTCAAGGACGAGATCATGCCGCGTTACGCCGAGCTGATCTATTACGGCTTCTGGTTCTCGCCGGAGCGCGAGATGCTGCAGGCGCTGATCGACAAGAGCCAGGAGCATGTCGAAGGCGAAGTGACGCTGAAGCTCTATAAGGGCAATGTCATGGTCATCGGCCGTGAAAGCGAAAAGTCGCTCTATTCCGACAAGCTCGTCACCTTCGAGGACGATCAGGGCGCTTACGACCAGAAGGACGCAGCCGGCTTCATCAAGCTCAACGCGCTGCGCCTGCGCACGCTCGGCAAGCGCAACCTCGCGAAGTAA